A genomic region of Christiangramia sp. OXR-203 contains the following coding sequences:
- a CDS encoding CheR family methyltransferase: protein MESTGERSSVTSESKIEKNQTRIIAVGASAGGLEALKAFFDTIDANDVNAYVVIQHLSPDYKSMMGELLKKNTKLPIIQIDHEMQVKPGHVHLIPPANNLKLDGDRLILIEKPKSQTLNLPIDMFFESLAKQRKDKAIGVILSGTGSDGTRGTRALKENDGMVMVQEPEEAKFDGMPVSAISTGLVDYVLSVNEMGQELKRFINTPPIFHSEDGNADFNQNELEKILNYVDKKSGLDFREYKYATLARRIARRVNICNCNNLNGYLDYLKNNDEEVEILYREFLIGVTKFFRDEEVWNILRNDVFPEMIRNRNNGDVLKIWDVGCSTGEEAYSFAMCLLEELQRQDKNIEIKIFATDISQAHLDIGSKGLYPESIVADVPKDLLLKYFLSKSEGYQVSDKLRRSVIFSRHNIIKNPPFSNMDMVVCRNLLIYFQNSIQKKAMNVLHYALKKDGVLVLGTSENPHSLKDQFSEIDRKWKIFRNKKISKRLKNGVTHASQTNSDNSRILENNAKRERKNRGAQSNPIRQKLQHELNEAILGQFGGAAVFVDTDYNILQAVGEFRKYAALPVSGFSINLLDMLDSSLKYVIQSTFNKALESNEVAVYKDVVIKKEHDNFGVDVIIKPLKEYALEDEINYVIIFVETDIDLSKIQEVEKVSPSNQTKEYVSNLENELKRTREDLQTSLEEIETSNEELQAANEELLASNEELQSTNEELQSVNEEINTVNAENVQKMDDLAALNADMNNLLKSTDIGVIFLDSQFNIRKFTPAIKRLFNLLDSDIGRPIDNFTISFGLIRKRSFIDRCKRVLDTGKVLDKHIISREGRNYLQRISPYLNSENEREGVVITFIDIETIQKSKEKLAASEKRFRSFYEDDPVLHLSVDPKSSEIVQCNRKAVLKLGYKEEQELIGRSIHEFFVKDSKVSSTKLKSRIKKSGEIINIEQNMITRNGSILPVILNATAEKDEAENLKTIRYTCVDISALKTAEAKLQEQKSDLERANRDLEQFVSICSHDLQEPLATIKFGSDVLGKMYAKHLDEKGENYIKYIKNASDRLSEQIKALLEHSRIGKNGAKELVDIKEVVEIVKYDLGKSIRDTDAKINIGSMPQIMGYEVELRLLFQNLISNAIKYVPKERSPEIRISSYRENDYWVFSIMDNGVGISKEDQKNIFTIFNRVPGNEDMEGTGVGLAHVEKIVLLHEGTIWVDSQEGVGSTFYFKLKA from the coding sequence ATGGAAAGTACAGGAGAACGCTCAAGTGTTACGTCTGAATCAAAAATTGAAAAGAACCAAACTCGCATTATTGCCGTAGGAGCTAGTGCTGGCGGTTTAGAAGCTCTAAAGGCGTTTTTTGATACTATAGATGCTAATGATGTAAATGCTTATGTAGTAATTCAACATTTGTCACCAGATTACAAAAGTATGATGGGAGAATTACTGAAGAAGAATACAAAATTGCCAATAATTCAGATAGACCACGAGATGCAGGTGAAACCAGGGCATGTTCACCTGATCCCTCCCGCGAACAACCTCAAACTTGATGGTGACCGGTTAATTTTAATAGAGAAGCCTAAAAGTCAGACCCTAAATTTACCTATTGATATGTTTTTTGAGTCTCTCGCGAAACAGCGAAAGGACAAAGCTATTGGGGTGATTTTGAGCGGTACTGGAAGTGACGGCACTCGAGGCACGCGAGCACTTAAAGAGAATGATGGTATGGTGATGGTGCAGGAGCCAGAAGAGGCTAAATTTGATGGTATGCCCGTTAGCGCCATAAGTACAGGGCTTGTAGACTATGTCCTTTCTGTAAATGAAATGGGGCAGGAGCTCAAAAGATTCATTAATACACCTCCAATATTTCATTCAGAAGATGGTAATGCTGACTTCAACCAAAATGAACTTGAAAAAATTCTGAATTACGTTGATAAAAAGTCAGGATTAGATTTCAGAGAATATAAGTATGCTACTCTGGCGAGAAGAATTGCCAGAAGAGTAAATATTTGTAATTGTAATAATCTCAATGGCTATCTTGATTATTTAAAGAACAATGATGAAGAGGTTGAAATTCTTTACAGAGAATTCTTAATTGGAGTTACTAAGTTTTTCCGGGATGAAGAAGTATGGAACATTTTACGAAATGATGTTTTTCCCGAAATGATTAGAAATAGGAATAATGGTGACGTTCTAAAGATCTGGGATGTTGGTTGCAGCACCGGTGAAGAGGCATACTCATTTGCTATGTGCCTGCTCGAAGAATTGCAGAGACAGGATAAAAATATTGAAATTAAAATATTCGCTACAGATATTTCCCAGGCACACCTGGATATTGGTAGCAAAGGGCTTTATCCGGAAAGTATCGTCGCAGATGTTCCAAAGGATCTTTTACTAAAATACTTTTTAAGTAAATCTGAAGGGTATCAGGTTTCAGATAAATTACGAAGATCTGTCATTTTCTCCAGGCATAACATTATTAAAAATCCGCCCTTCAGTAATATGGATATGGTGGTATGTCGTAATCTTTTAATCTATTTTCAAAATAGTATTCAGAAGAAGGCGATGAATGTGTTGCATTATGCATTAAAGAAGGATGGTGTTCTGGTTTTAGGAACCAGTGAAAATCCACATTCACTAAAAGACCAATTTTCTGAAATTGACCGTAAATGGAAAATTTTCAGAAATAAAAAGATTAGTAAGCGCTTAAAGAATGGAGTTACTCATGCATCCCAAACAAATAGCGACAACTCCAGGATTTTAGAGAATAACGCTAAACGGGAACGCAAAAATCGTGGCGCTCAATCCAATCCTATTCGACAAAAGCTTCAGCATGAACTAAATGAAGCTATTCTAGGACAGTTTGGCGGTGCTGCAGTTTTCGTAGATACAGATTATAATATACTGCAGGCGGTTGGCGAATTTAGAAAATATGCAGCTTTACCTGTTAGTGGATTTTCGATCAACTTACTGGATATGCTTGACTCCAGTTTGAAATACGTAATTCAATCTACGTTTAATAAAGCCCTGGAATCTAATGAAGTTGCCGTATATAAAGATGTTGTTATAAAAAAAGAGCATGACAATTTTGGCGTAGATGTGATCATTAAGCCCTTAAAAGAATACGCTCTGGAGGATGAGATCAATTACGTAATAATATTTGTTGAAACGGATATCGATTTATCGAAGATTCAGGAAGTTGAAAAAGTGAGTCCTTCTAATCAAACCAAGGAGTATGTTAGCAACCTTGAAAATGAGCTGAAACGTACCCGGGAAGACCTGCAAACTTCGCTAGAGGAAATTGAAACCAGTAATGAAGAACTTCAGGCGGCAAATGAGGAACTACTTGCATCTAATGAAGAACTGCAAAGTACCAATGAAGAGCTTCAAAGTGTCAATGAGGAAATAAATACAGTTAATGCAGAGAATGTTCAGAAAATGGATGATCTCGCAGCACTAAATGCTGATATGAACAATCTCTTGAAAAGCACTGATATTGGCGTGATCTTCCTGGATTCCCAATTCAATATTAGGAAATTTACACCGGCCATCAAAAGACTTTTCAATTTGTTGGATAGCGATATAGGTAGACCAATAGATAATTTTACCATTAGCTTTGGTCTTATACGTAAAAGGAGCTTTATCGATCGTTGTAAGAGAGTACTGGATACTGGCAAAGTGCTTGACAAACATATCATTTCAAGAGAAGGTCGCAATTACCTTCAGCGAATTTCTCCTTATTTAAACTCTGAGAATGAGCGGGAAGGGGTGGTGATCACCTTCATAGATATAGAAACCATTCAGAAGTCTAAAGAGAAACTTGCGGCTAGTGAAAAACGTTTTAGATCCTTTTACGAAGATGATCCTGTACTACACCTGAGTGTAGATCCAAAATCTTCAGAGATTGTACAATGCAACCGCAAAGCTGTTCTAAAATTAGGGTATAAGGAAGAGCAAGAGTTGATAGGTAGATCTATACATGAATTCTTCGTTAAAGACTCAAAAGTTTCATCTACGAAACTTAAATCTCGCATCAAGAAATCTGGAGAGATCATTAATATCGAGCAGAATATGATTACCAGAAATGGTAGTATTTTACCGGTAATTTTAAATGCAACCGCTGAAAAGGACGAAGCTGAAAACCTTAAAACCATTCGCTATACCTGCGTGGATATTTCAGCTTTGAAAACAGCAGAAGCCAAACTTCAGGAACAAAAAAGTGACCTGGAAAGAGCGAACAGAGATTTGGAGCAATTTGTTTCCATTTGTTCTCACGATCTACAGGAACCATTAGCAACAATCAAATTTGGTAGCGATGTTCTGGGAAAAATGTACGCCAAACATTTGGATGAAAAAGGAGAGAACTATATTAAGTACATCAAAAATGCTTCAGACAGGCTTTCGGAACAGATAAAGGCACTTCTGGAACATTCCAGAATTGGAAAGAATGGAGCAAAAGAACTGGTTGATATAAAAGAGGTTGTAGAAATAGTGAAATACGATCTGGGAAAGAGCATTAGGGATACAGATGCAAAGATCAATATTGGTTCGATGCCTCAAATCATGGGTTATGAAGTAGAACTTAGATTGTTATTCCAGAATCTTATTAGTAACGCTATAAAATACGTTCCAAAGGAGCGAAGTCCAGAGATCAGGATTTCTTCTTATCGTGAAAATGATTATTGGGTATTTTCCATCATGGATAATGGTGTAGGAATCTCAAAAGAAGACCAGAAAAACATTTTTACAATTTTTAATCGTGTACCTGGAAATGAGGATATGGAAGGAACAGGAGTTGGACTGGCACACGTAGAAAAGATCGTATTGCTGCACGAAGGTACCATCTGGGTAGACTCTCAGGAAGGAGTAGGAAGTACCTTTTATTTTAAACTGAAGGCTTAA
- a CDS encoding ATP-binding protein has protein sequence MTEENKYPVEVDLSSCEKEPIHIIGTTQSHGLLIASCIKTGEITQVGENSGHIIGIASDELLKLNISDILSSEVLKNINESLLKDERLEVEESLVNGKKFIIIPHLSGNSLILDIEPTHEKKDTFDFQRELSGLLNTLSASDNPQQLCQDAANLTRQIFQYDRVMVYKFDDEWNGKVIAEAKTDDLEPFLGLQYPASDIPKQARQLFFKNRVRIITDVNYSPVKIVPQISPASSEPLDISKSKLRGVSPIHIEYLQNMGIGASLTAALISNGKLWGLLACHHQEAKFVSYYERQTCEFLIQIFSNELSLKNSSTFLTKIGKIEKVAGQLMDQVLRHDSIKKGLATNELKLTDLIESSGAAIVIDGKIKLVRETPSKKEVKTLIKKFLSKQQDNIFHTKNLMSLHPEAKAYKATGSGILSSRLGNDNKNYLIWFRPEVIQQIDWGGDPNNKAFYDSEKKRLTPRKSFEKWTENLSGVATAWNDYELSGARKLSKNVNYVILDHQKRNIDNLNEKLVTAHKELELFSQGLSHDLKAPLRGVDGYAHILKEDHFSSLNKEGRMAVDTILSSVQEMQDLIDNILSFAGVSNENINKQVVATDTMVSDILTSFNIKSNFSKTSVSIDESLPKMLGDRRMLGQVWSNLIANALKYSERSSSPAIVIGYSLQENITVYHIKDNGIGFDPKYKEEIFNLFSRHSGDNYQGTGIGLAIVKKIIEKHNGKIWAESDPGKGSTFYFHV, from the coding sequence ATGACAGAAGAGAATAAGTACCCGGTAGAAGTAGACCTTAGTAGTTGTGAAAAGGAGCCTATTCATATTATAGGTACCACGCAATCGCATGGTTTGTTGATAGCTTCATGTATCAAGACAGGTGAGATCACACAGGTTGGAGAGAATTCTGGCCATATCATTGGTATTGCTTCAGACGAATTACTAAAACTCAATATTTCTGATATTTTATCTTCGGAAGTGCTTAAAAATATCAATGAATCACTGCTGAAGGATGAGAGACTGGAAGTTGAAGAGTCCCTGGTCAATGGTAAGAAATTTATCATTATCCCACATTTAAGCGGTAATTCTCTAATTCTGGATATTGAACCCACCCATGAAAAGAAGGATACTTTTGATTTTCAGAGGGAGTTATCCGGATTACTGAATACATTATCTGCAAGTGATAACCCTCAACAGCTTTGTCAGGATGCAGCCAATCTTACCCGCCAGATTTTTCAATATGACCGTGTGATGGTCTATAAGTTCGATGATGAGTGGAATGGAAAGGTGATCGCGGAAGCAAAGACTGATGATCTGGAGCCTTTCTTAGGACTACAGTATCCGGCAAGTGATATTCCGAAGCAGGCGAGACAATTATTTTTTAAGAACAGAGTGCGTATTATTACTGATGTTAATTACAGTCCAGTAAAAATAGTTCCTCAAATCTCACCTGCAAGTAGCGAACCTCTAGATATCTCGAAATCTAAACTAAGAGGTGTATCACCAATTCATATTGAATATCTTCAAAACATGGGGATTGGTGCGAGTTTGACCGCGGCATTGATCAGTAATGGTAAATTATGGGGTTTGCTGGCCTGCCATCATCAGGAGGCTAAATTTGTGAGTTACTACGAGAGACAAACCTGTGAATTTCTAATCCAGATATTTTCGAATGAACTTTCACTAAAGAACTCCAGTACATTTTTAACTAAAATAGGAAAGATAGAAAAGGTAGCAGGACAACTTATGGATCAGGTCTTGAGACATGATTCCATCAAAAAAGGACTCGCCACTAATGAGCTTAAACTTACAGATCTTATTGAATCTTCTGGAGCTGCAATCGTAATAGACGGGAAGATCAAGTTAGTTAGAGAGACACCATCCAAAAAAGAAGTGAAAACACTTATCAAGAAGTTTTTGAGTAAACAACAAGATAATATATTCCATACTAAGAACTTAATGAGCTTACATCCAGAAGCTAAAGCTTACAAAGCAACTGGGTCGGGTATTTTAAGTTCTCGATTGGGAAATGACAATAAGAACTATTTGATCTGGTTTCGTCCTGAAGTAATTCAGCAAATTGACTGGGGTGGCGATCCCAATAACAAGGCATTCTACGATTCAGAAAAAAAGCGGCTGACTCCGCGTAAATCTTTCGAGAAATGGACCGAGAATTTGAGCGGTGTAGCAACTGCCTGGAATGATTATGAATTAAGCGGCGCCAGAAAACTCAGTAAAAATGTTAATTACGTTATTCTTGATCATCAAAAACGTAACATAGATAATCTTAATGAGAAGTTGGTAACTGCTCATAAGGAACTTGAACTTTTCAGCCAGGGTCTTTCGCACGATTTAAAAGCGCCTTTACGTGGAGTAGATGGTTATGCTCATATTTTAAAGGAAGATCACTTCAGCAGTCTCAATAAAGAAGGGAGAATGGCGGTAGATACGATCCTGTCTTCGGTTCAGGAGATGCAGGATCTAATTGATAATATACTCTCCTTCGCCGGGGTCTCAAATGAGAATATTAATAAACAGGTCGTCGCTACAGATACCATGGTGAGTGATATCCTGACGTCATTTAATATAAAGTCCAACTTTAGTAAAACTTCTGTTAGTATTGATGAGTCTTTACCAAAAATGCTGGGAGACAGAAGGATGCTGGGTCAGGTCTGGTCCAATCTAATTGCCAATGCTTTGAAATATAGTGAAAGAAGTTCCAGTCCAGCAATTGTAATAGGGTATAGTCTGCAAGAAAACATTACTGTATACCATATCAAGGATAACGGGATTGGTTTTGATCCAAAATATAAAGAGGAAATTTTCAACTTATTTTCAAGACATTCGGGAGATAATTACCAGGGCACCGGAATTGGATTAGCGATCGTAAAAAAGATCATCGAGAAGCATAATGGTAAGATCTGGGCAGAGAGTGACCCTGGTAAAGGCTCAACTTTCTACTTTCATGTTTAA
- a CDS encoding response regulator → MIHRKLNILLVEDNENDIFLIKRQISKIVEEPVIETTDNLQDCKRLLLNFAPDVVLSDYNLPNCTGLDVLTTVQEFDDSIGFIFITGTINDEELAANTILNGASGFILKKNINSLSEKLEPLLKKIVINMTSKQELRSMIRQNKITVNKIYDYLDKMNSEDQAQKENINKIREAIGNFDTDRNDAE, encoded by the coding sequence ATGATCCACAGAAAACTTAACATACTTCTGGTTGAAGATAACGAGAATGATATCTTTCTCATTAAGCGACAAATTTCAAAGATCGTAGAGGAACCTGTGATCGAAACCACAGATAATCTTCAGGATTGTAAACGATTACTTTTGAACTTCGCGCCAGACGTGGTCCTTTCAGATTATAATTTGCCCAACTGTACAGGCCTTGATGTGCTGACTACCGTGCAGGAATTTGATGATTCCATTGGATTTATCTTTATTACCGGAACTATCAACGATGAGGAATTAGCGGCAAACACTATTTTAAATGGAGCTTCAGGTTTTATTCTTAAAAAGAATATTAACAGCCTGAGTGAAAAGCTGGAGCCTCTGCTAAAAAAGATAGTCATTAATATGACCTCAAAACAGGAGCTTAGAAGTATGATTCGCCAGAACAAAATCACGGTGAACAAGATCTATGATTACCTGGACAAAATGAATTCTGAAGATCAGGCTCAGAAAGAGAACATCAATAAGATCAGGGAAGCGATCGGTAATTTTGATACAGATAGAAACGATGCTGAATAA
- a CDS encoding biliverdin-producing heme oxygenase, protein MIQIETMLNKLREATKAQHEALEGENLANKIMDHSITEEEYKLLLLQNYAAYAATEDPIASHLKNYSSTKTDAIKLDLSSLGIDKAETSLEFQCENDAEAIGAAYVVEGSAMGGLMIGKELKNCPHLEHLPDQQFFSGKRDQIKSWNEFLKFLRSKDFSEDQKETAARKAQQTFDLFEEAFKIELIKL, encoded by the coding sequence TTGATACAGATAGAAACGATGCTGAATAAATTACGGGAAGCAACCAAAGCTCAACATGAGGCGTTGGAAGGTGAAAATCTAGCCAACAAGATCATGGATCATAGTATTACTGAAGAAGAGTATAAATTACTTCTGCTCCAGAATTATGCTGCTTATGCTGCTACTGAAGATCCTATAGCCAGCCATCTAAAAAATTATTCTTCTACAAAAACCGATGCGATCAAATTGGATCTTTCAAGCCTTGGAATAGATAAGGCTGAAACTTCTCTTGAATTTCAATGTGAAAATGATGCAGAAGCTATAGGTGCAGCATATGTTGTAGAAGGTTCTGCAATGGGAGGTTTAATGATAGGGAAGGAGCTGAAGAATTGTCCTCATCTTGAACATTTACCAGATCAACAATTTTTCAGTGGAAAAAGAGACCAGATCAAAAGCTGGAATGAATTTCTAAAGTTTCTTCGGAGTAAGGACTTTTCAGAAGATCAAAAAGAAACTGCTGCCAGAAAGGCTCAACAAACTTTTGATTTGTTTGAAGAAGCATTCAAAATTGAATTAATAAAATTATAA
- the ggt gene encoding gamma-glutamyltransferase — protein sequence MYKITLLLLVFFSVQQLDLQAQSGRIPVEAENGMVTSSHYLASEAGVEILKKGGNAIDASIATAFTLAVTLPSAGNIGGGGFLLYKPNANKATGFNFREKAPQKATKTMFLGEDGKVKDNSNHETTLSAGVPGTVAGLFQAHSSYGTMDWASLVQPAIDLAQNGFTVYPDLARFSEWVYDNKEEYSSTAAVFLNSNGEAYQTGDTIIQKDLAESLIRIRDDGADGFYGGKTAQLIHDFMKNTNGIITKKDLEDYVSEEVEPLVGNYRGNEIIGMPPPSSGGTAIIEMLNILENYDLKGYGLNSAQSIHYISEAMRLAFADRAQFLGDPDFNPEMPLDSLLSKSYARNLRSGIKKKTASVSDSANFNKKHLQFESEETTHISVVDKEGNAVSLTYTLEHSYGNRIVVEGAGFLLNNEMGDFNAIPGLTNSEGRIGTEPNQIAPGKRMLSSMSPTIVEKNDKATIVIGSPGGRTIINTVLQVILNVVDYDLDIAKAIESPKFHHQWLPDMITFEEWGFSPDTIEILKSYGHETGTRSSQGRAMGIFIDPETGVYQGSADSRSYTGKALGY from the coding sequence ATGTATAAGATAACACTACTTCTACTTGTATTTTTCTCGGTTCAGCAACTTGATTTGCAGGCACAATCGGGAAGAATTCCTGTGGAAGCCGAAAATGGGATGGTGACAAGCTCACATTACCTGGCTTCAGAAGCAGGTGTGGAAATACTCAAAAAAGGAGGAAATGCTATCGATGCTTCTATCGCAACTGCTTTTACATTAGCTGTGACTTTGCCTTCGGCTGGTAATATTGGTGGCGGAGGATTTTTGCTTTATAAACCGAATGCAAATAAGGCAACCGGATTCAACTTTAGAGAAAAAGCTCCCCAAAAAGCTACAAAAACTATGTTTCTTGGAGAAGATGGTAAAGTTAAAGATAACTCGAACCATGAAACGACATTATCTGCAGGAGTTCCGGGAACTGTTGCTGGATTATTTCAGGCACATTCCAGTTATGGAACAATGGATTGGGCTAGCCTGGTTCAACCTGCGATCGATCTTGCCCAGAATGGATTCACGGTATATCCAGATCTGGCCAGATTTTCTGAGTGGGTTTACGATAACAAAGAAGAATATTCAAGTACTGCCGCTGTTTTCCTGAATAGCAACGGAGAAGCTTACCAAACGGGCGATACCATTATTCAGAAGGATCTTGCTGAATCTCTTATAAGAATCCGTGATGATGGAGCTGATGGTTTTTATGGCGGTAAAACTGCTCAGCTAATTCATGATTTTATGAAGAATACTAATGGTATTATTACCAAAAAGGATCTGGAAGATTATGTGTCGGAAGAAGTAGAACCGCTCGTAGGAAATTATCGTGGAAATGAAATTATCGGGATGCCTCCTCCAAGTTCTGGTGGAACTGCGATCATAGAAATGCTAAACATTCTTGAGAATTATGATCTTAAGGGATACGGACTTAACAGCGCTCAGAGCATTCATTATATTAGTGAAGCCATGCGACTAGCTTTTGCAGATAGAGCTCAATTTCTTGGGGATCCGGATTTTAATCCAGAAATGCCTTTGGATTCACTCTTATCGAAATCATACGCTCGTAACTTAAGATCGGGCATTAAGAAAAAGACAGCTTCCGTAAGCGATTCTGCAAATTTTAATAAGAAGCATCTTCAGTTTGAAAGCGAGGAAACTACCCATATTTCGGTGGTCGATAAAGAAGGCAATGCTGTTTCACTTACTTATACATTGGAACATTCGTATGGAAATAGGATCGTAGTAGAAGGCGCAGGTTTTCTTCTAAATAACGAAATGGGTGATTTTAATGCGATTCCCGGCTTAACAAATTCAGAAGGTAGAATTGGAACAGAGCCTAATCAAATCGCTCCCGGAAAACGAATGCTTTCAAGCATGAGTCCAACCATCGTAGAGAAAAACGACAAGGCTACTATCGTAATTGGATCACCAGGTGGCCGAACTATCATCAATACTGTTCTACAGGTTATTCTGAATGTTGTAGATTATGATCTGGATATCGCAAAAGCTATCGAATCACCAAAATTTCATCACCAATGGTTGCCTGATATGATCACTTTTGAAGAGTGGGGTTTTTCACCAGACACGATAGAGATTTTAAAATCCTACGGGCATGAAACAGGAACGCGATCTTCACAAGGTAGAGCTATGGGAATTTTCATAGATCCTGAAACTGGTGTTTACCAGGGTTCTGCCGATTCCAGAAGCTATACAGGTAAAGCGCTTGGATATTAG
- a CDS encoding pseudouridine synthase: MTSNYHRHFKIYKPYGYLSQFITNQRKVGKHKLLGELGDFPEGTMSIGRLDKDSEGLLLLTTNGKLSTKVTAGNSEKEYYVQVDGEISEDAIAKLRKGVEIGIQGKNYQTKECRVFKLDTVPEFPERSKPIRDERHGPTSWVSITLTEGKFRQVKKMTAAVGFATLRLVRVRIANERLDNLDSGEVREIKSVNF, translated from the coding sequence ATGACTTCTAATTATCACAGGCATTTTAAGATCTATAAACCATACGGTTATTTGAGTCAGTTTATAACTAACCAAAGAAAGGTAGGAAAACATAAGCTTCTGGGAGAGCTAGGTGATTTTCCTGAAGGTACCATGTCTATTGGGAGACTGGATAAGGATTCTGAAGGACTTTTATTATTGACGACAAATGGTAAGCTTAGCACAAAGGTTACCGCCGGTAATTCTGAAAAGGAATATTATGTACAGGTTGATGGTGAAATTTCAGAAGATGCCATTGCTAAACTTCGCAAAGGTGTTGAGATAGGCATTCAGGGCAAAAATTATCAAACTAAAGAATGCAGGGTTTTTAAATTGGATACAGTACCAGAATTCCCTGAAAGGAGCAAACCAATACGGGACGAACGACACGGGCCCACCAGTTGGGTAAGTATTACTCTTACCGAAGGCAAGTTCAGACAGGTAAAAAAAATGACCGCAGCAGTTGGCTTTGCTACTTTAAGACTGGTAAGAGTTCGTATCGCCAATGAAAGACTCGATAATTTAGATAGTGGTGAAGTGCGAGAAATAAAAAGCGTAAATTTCTAA
- the wrbA gene encoding NAD(P)H:quinone oxidoreductase translates to MKIAIIYYSATGTNHQMAKWAAEAAKSNGDHDVRLRKLKETAPMEAIESNDAWKKHYKETQDVEVAELDDLDWADAIIFSIPTRYGNLPSQLQAFFDTTGGLWSKGKLINKVVSGMTSAQNPHGGQETTLLSLYKSMFHWGAIVAAPGYTSEELFKTGGNPYGFSSEGGVDNLNEQSKTSITHQVKRTINIAESIKSGMSNAS, encoded by the coding sequence ATGAAAATTGCTATAATATATTACAGTGCAACCGGTACAAATCATCAAATGGCGAAGTGGGCAGCAGAAGCTGCAAAGTCTAATGGGGATCATGATGTTCGACTCCGAAAATTAAAGGAAACTGCCCCAATGGAAGCTATTGAATCAAATGATGCCTGGAAAAAACACTATAAGGAAACACAGGACGTTGAGGTTGCAGAGCTGGACGATCTTGATTGGGCAGATGCAATAATTTTTAGTATACCAACCAGATATGGAAATTTACCTTCTCAGCTTCAGGCATTTTTTGATACCACGGGAGGATTATGGAGTAAAGGAAAATTGATTAATAAAGTCGTTTCGGGTATGACCAGTGCGCAAAATCCACACGGTGGTCAGGAAACTACGCTACTCTCACTTTATAAAAGCATGTTTCATTGGGGAGCTATCGTTGCTGCTCCTGGATATACTTCAGAAGAACTATTCAAAACTGGAGGTAATCCTTATGGTTTTAGTTCTGAAGGAGGAGTGGATAATCTTAATGAGCAATCTAAAACTTCTATAACGCATCAGGTAAAACGCACTATAAATATTGCTGAAAGTATTAAAAGCGGAATGAGTAATGCTTCATAG